TTATTGCTGATGAACTCGTTCCATAATTTAATATCAGAAAGATCACAGGAACTTTATCATTCCAAAAATTTATTATGTCAAATGGATCAATAAGTTCTTTTTCGCCAGTAATGTTTACGCTGGTACTAAAGAGTCCGGAATTAAGATTTTCCGTCAAAAATTTGATAAGTTCATTTGAAGTGAACCTCACAGCAATCTTATCGAGACCGGTTCTTCTCTTGATCAAATCTGAACTTTTTGCCAATAAAGTGACCTCGTCTGGCCATACCCTGATCATCATTTTATCAATAAAGCTATGAATAGTTCTATCAAAATAGCTATAAATTCGACTACTTACTGAATCTATTATTATAAACGGTTTATTATCTCTATTTTTAAGTGTACGTATTTTATTTTCACCTTCGGTGCTATCTATTATGCATGAAAAACCATATATTGTATCTGTTGGGATAATCGCTATATCCCCAGATTTAAGGTGCTCCAGCAGTTTAGTTTGATCTTCAAGAATCATCTATT
The Candidatus Delongbacteria bacterium genome window above contains:
- a CDS encoding Sua5/YciO/YrdC/YwlC family protein, with amino-acid sequence MILEDQTKLLEHLKSGDIAIIPTDTIYGFSCIIDSTEGENKIRTLKNRDNKPFIIIDSVSSRIYSYFDRTIHSFIDKMMIRVWPDEVTLLAKSSDLIKRRTGLDKIAVRFTSNELIKFLTENLNSGLFSTSVNITGEKELIDPFDIINFWNDKVPVIFLILNYGTSSSAIIEFENNEMRILRSGSECAMKKVELLNAR